The sequence CCGAGCACCGAGGTCGGGTCGGCCGCCTTGTCGGTCGAGATCAGGATGAAGCGCTCCACCCTGGTCGCGACGGCCGCCTCGGCCAGGTGCATGGTGCCGAGCACGTTGGACTTCACGCCCTCGCAGGGGTGGCGTTCGAGCAGGGGCAGGTGCTTGTGGGCGGCGGCGTGGAAGACCACCTCGGGGCGCAGGTCGCGGAAGAGCTGGAAGATCCGGTTCCGGTCGCGGATGTCGGCGATGATCAGCTCGTCGGAGTCGAGCAGCGCCTCGCCGGAGATCTGCAGCTGGAGCCGGTGCAGGTTGGACTCGTCGTGGTCGAGCAGGTACAGCGCGGCCGGGCCGAAGGCGCGGATCTGGCGGCACAGCTCGCTGCCGATGGAGCCGCCCGCGCCGGTGACCAGCACCCGCTTGCCGGCCACGACCGCGCGGGACGCGGTCCGCACCACCCGCATCTCGTCCCGGCCGAGCAGCCGGTCCACCCGCAGGCGGCGCAGGTCGGAGATGCGGGCGTCGCGCTCGATCGCGGCCACGAACGAGGGCAGGTAGCGCACGCTCGCACCCACGGCCGCGGCCTCGGCGCCCAGGCGCCGGATCTCGCGCGCCGGCAGCGACGGGATGGCCACCACGACCACGTCGACGGCCAGCTCCTCGCCGGCGTGGACGAACTCGTCGGTGCCGCCCACCACGGGCAGCCCCGAGAAGGTGGCATCGCGCTTGGCCGGGTCGTCGTCGAGGAACCCGACCGGCACCAGGCCGAACGACGGGGTGCGGCCGAGGTCGCGGGCGATCGTCTGCCCGGCCTCGCCGGCCCCGACGATGAGGCAGCGCAGGCCGTCGGCGGGTCGTGGGGTGGCGTCGTAGATTGGCTCGTTGATCGCGTGGGTCACAGCGCCGTCCTCGCGGGTGCGGTGGGGGTGGCGAGGCGGAGGTCGGCGATCGCCTCACACACCCGGTCGACTTGGTCGTCGCGCAGGCTGGGGTAGAAGGGCAGGGACACGATCCGCTCGAAGGCGGCGTCGGCGGCCGGGAAGCGGCCGGCCCGGTCGCCGAGCAGCTTGCGGAAGTACGGCTGGTGGTGCAGCGGGATGAAGTGGACCGAGCAGTCGACGCCCCGCTCGGCCAGCCGCTCGACGAACGCGTCGCGGGCCATGCCGAACTCGGGCTCGACCTGGATGACGTACAGGTGCCAGGCGTGCCGGCCGGCCGCCGGCCTTGGCGCCGGGCGGATGCCGCCGATGCCGGCCAGGTTCGCCTCGTAGCGGCGGGCCAGCTCCTCCCGGCGCGCCTGCCAGCCGTCGAAGCGGCGCAGCTGGGCCCGCCCGATGGCGGCCTGCACGTCGGTCATGTTGGCCTTGAGGCCCTCGGTCTCGACCGCGTAGCGCCAGCCGTTGCCCGGCAGGTAGCGCTTCCAGGCGTCGCGGCTCATGCCGTGCAGGCGGGCCCGCTTGACGAAGTCGGCCAGGTCGGGGTCGGTGGTGGTGACCATGCCGCCCTCGCCGATGGGCAGGTTCTTGGTGGCGTAGAAGCTGAAGCAGGTCGCCGCCGAGATCGTGCCGACCGGCCGCTCCCCCACCCAGGTGCCGATCGCGTGCGCGGCGTCCTCCACGACCCTGGACAGCGGCAGCCCGGCCGCGGCGGCCAGCTCCCCGACCGGGGACGGGTAGCCCGCGAAGTGCAGGACGACCATGGCGTCGGCGCCGCCGCGCTCGCCGGCCGCCGCGGCCGTGGTGGCCGCGTCGGGCGCGAGCGTCTCCGGGTCGCAGTCGACCAGGACGGGCTCGAGGCCCGCGTTGACGATCGCGTGGACCGCCCCGCAGAAGGTGATGGTCGGGGTGAGCACCTTGGACCCCGGCGGCAGGGCGAGCCCGCGCAGGGCCAGCTCGATGGCTGCCGTGCACGAGGAGACGGCCAAGGCCTGGTCGGCGCGCAGGCCGAGGTAGGCGGCGAGCTCGCGCTCGAAGTCGACCACCTCGGGCCCCGCGGTGACCCAGCCGGAGGCGAGCACGCGGGCCGCGGCGGTCACCGCGTCGGGCCCGATCTCGGTCCTGGCGAACGGGACCCGGTCGGTCTCGACGGAGAGGTCGGGCAGCGCCGTCACCTGACCGCCTCCCTCCGGTCGGGCGCCGACGCACCCTTCCGCACTGCTTTGCGGTGTCGATCCATTCAGCCCCCCAGGCACGGTTGTTCCCTGCTGCTTCACGCGCCGTTCATCAACGGCACCGCCTAGGGTGGCCGAACAAGCACGTAAGGGGATCAGGCGGCGGGGGGATATCGACTACAGCAACCGAATGACCGCGCACGAGCGGACAGCGGGCCCCCTCCACCCGCCCCACGTGCCGGCCATCGGTGCCTCTCCGTGGCCTCCCGCCCTGGGCGACAGGCGAGGTCACAGCACCCGGCCAGGCACGCGGCAGGCCCCGGCCAGGTTGGCCGGGGCCTGCCGGCGCGGGCGGCGGGATCAGACGGTGGTGAGCCGCAGCACCCCGCTCAGACCGCTCGCGTTGGCCGTGTCGGCCGGCTTGTAGACGCGCAGCACCAGGGTGGTGCGTACGCCCGGCCTGATGCGGAACGCGTAGGCACTGGTCGCGGACAACCTGGTCGTGGCCACCGTCCTCCAGGTCCCGCCGAGGTAGCGCTGGAGGTAGGCGAGCTGGCCGGCGTGGTTCGGGCGGACCCCGCCGCTCAGCACGGCGGTCTGGCCGACCGGCATCCGGCTCGTGGACAGCCGCGCGCTGACCGCCGCGCGCACGAACCCGACCGCGCTCGGGCTGTTGCCGGGCAGCAGCGTGGCGCTGCCCGGGTGGCGGAGGAAGAGCCGGAAGTTGACCGGCGGGAGCAGGCTGAAGCTCACCCGGCCGGCCGCGTCGGTGGTGGCGTAGCGCAGCCTGTAGTCCGGCTTGCCGTACGAGTGCCCCCACAGCTCCAGCGTCACCCCGGCCGCCGGAGCCCCGGTGGTGGCGTTGGCCAGGGCCCCGTTGACCACCAGGGTCTGGCCGGCGGTGATGGGGTTGCGCGGCATGGTCATCGTCAGCCTGCTCGGCGCCTTGACGACCGCGTCGGCCTGCCGCTCGTAGGCGCCCATGTCGTAGAAGGGGATGGGCCCCTGGCCGGTGTTGGCGGTGAGCGCGTTGTCGCGCCGCGGCGCGCCGTTGAGGTCGACGGCCGGGTAGCCGGCGGGCGCGCTGGTGCCCGAGTCGACCGCCGGCGAGCCGGCCGCGAGCTGGTAGTCGCCGGCGCCCGGGTTGACGAAGCGCGGGTCGGCCGAGAGCGAGTGGGCGTCCTTGCCGCTCGCCGTCTTGTAGGCGGCCAGGGTGGCGTGGACGGTGCCGTTGTACTTGATCGGGGCGACGGCGGCGGAGTTCCAGAACAGGTTCGAGTCCGACTTGAACCCGGCGGTCGAACTCGGGTCGACGAACAGGTCGAACTCCGTGGGCGCGACCGTGAGCCCGTTGTCGACCCCGATGCTACCGGCCAGCTCGGTACCGGTCGAGGCGCCCTCGATGCTGAAGCCGTCCTTGAAGTTGCGTGCCGCGGTGTTGCCGAGCAGGCGGTTGTTGGTGCTCTTGAGCGCGTCGAAGCCGTGGTCGCCGTTGCCGTAGCTCAGGTTGTCAGCGACGAACGACGCAGTCGAGCCGGCGTGCATCGCGATGCCGGTGTCCTGGTTGCTGTGGGTGATGTTCTGGCGGACGACGTTGCCCGAGGCGGTGCTGCCCACGACCGGTCGCAGGTCGCCGTCGACGCTGATGCCGGTCGCCGAGCGCACCAAGGGCCTCTCGTTGGCCCAGGCGATGCAGCGCTGGATGGTCGAGGAGGTGCTGCCCTGGATCCCGATGCCGTGGAACCGGTTGTGGTGGGACTTGACCCGGTCCACGTTGAGCCCCGTGCCGCCGCGCAGCAGCACGCCCTGGCTGCCCGAGCCGCTCACCTCCGAGGCGGTGATCGACGAGGCGGTGACCCCGTCCAGGAACAGGCCCTGCACGCCCGAGCCCTTCACGGTCACGTTGCGCACGGCCAGGTTGGAGCCGCCGCCGGTGAACAGGACCCCGCTGTTGTTCTGGTCCTCCATGGTGAAGCCGTCGACCACCAGGTGGGAGCGGCCCACGCCGCGGAAGGCGTAGCCGAAGCGGCCGGCCTCGACGTGGTGGGCGGTGGGCGCGCTGTCGTCGGCGGTCCGCACGAACAACCTCTTGGCCATGGGCGACCCGTCGTAGAAGAACTCGCCCGCGGCCAGCGTGGCGCTCGCGGCCGCGCGCAGCGGCGTGCCGTCCACCGTGACCTTGCGGGGCGCGACCGGGTAGGCGACCCAGTACGTCGAGGTGGTCCCGGCCACCAGCGCCCAAGCGGCGGCCGAGAGGTCGGCAGAGCCGAGGATGCGGGCCCCGGCCGTGGTCTTGAACGTGATCGGCGCCCCTGGGGCGCCGCTGGCCGGCAGCTCGACGCCCTCCCGGTAGGTGCCGGCGGCGACCACGACCGTGTCGCCCGCCTTGGCGGCCGCGGCCGCCTGGCCGACCGTGCAGAACGGCGCGCCACCGGCGCCGGTCGGGCTACAGCCCGCACCCGGGTTGACCTGGTAGGTCGTTGCCGCGCGGACCGGGCCCACCGCCCAGAGCAACCCGAGCAACAATGCCGTCACGACGGCGACCCCGACCCCGCCGCGTCTTCCCTTTCGACCGGCCATACGCCTCCACCTTAAGTGGTTCCCTGAGTGGTCCCAAGACTTAAGTGGTTCCCTGAGTGGTCCCTGACGCGTAACGTAACAAGGTGGTGATTATGCGGAAGCACTATGCGAATCTCGTCCGGCCTATGCCTGAGTTCGCCTACGGTATTTACAGGTGGACGACCGGATTTACAGGAACTACCGTACTGACCGTAGCGACAGGAATCGCGTGATATCAGGTGTGATTCGGACGGCAACGCAAGGCTCCGCGCCCGGACGCGTTTT is a genomic window of Actinomycetes bacterium containing:
- a CDS encoding nucleoside-diphosphate sugar epimerase/dehydratase; protein product: MTHAINEPIYDATPRPADGLRCLIVGAGEAGQTIARDLGRTPSFGLVPVGFLDDDPAKRDATFSGLPVVGGTDEFVHAGEELAVDVVVVAIPSLPAREIRRLGAEAAAVGASVRYLPSFVAAIERDARISDLRRLRVDRLLGRDEMRVVRTASRAVVAGKRVLVTGAGGSIGSELCRQIRAFGPAALYLLDHDESNLHRLQLQISGEALLDSDELIIADIRDRNRIFQLFRDLRPEVVFHAAAHKHLPLLERHPCEGVKSNVLGTMHLAEAAVATRVERFILISTDKAADPTSVLGATKRLAELVVGSQAGGPTRFASVRFGNVLGSRGSFLTVLAEQVENGEPITVTHPEVTRFFMTVEEAVGLVIEAGGMAESGEIFVLDMGKPVRIVDLVRNYAAQLNLDESDFTIRYTGLRPGEKLHEALFSVNEERTPTTHPKVWATSTDQHTGESFWRLLEELLAVTATNQPDQVRLYLSKLIPEFAPAQGDDLVDALAAPYPDGF
- a CDS encoding DegT/DnrJ/EryC1/StrS family aminotransferase, encoding MTALPDLSVETDRVPFARTEIGPDAVTAAARVLASGWVTAGPEVVDFERELAAYLGLRADQALAVSSCTAAIELALRGLALPPGSKVLTPTITFCGAVHAIVNAGLEPVLVDCDPETLAPDAATTAAAAGERGGADAMVVLHFAGYPSPVGELAAAAGLPLSRVVEDAAHAIGTWVGERPVGTISAATCFSFYATKNLPIGEGGMVTTTDPDLADFVKRARLHGMSRDAWKRYLPGNGWRYAVETEGLKANMTDVQAAIGRAQLRRFDGWQARREELARRYEANLAGIGGIRPAPRPAAGRHAWHLYVIQVEPEFGMARDAFVERLAERGVDCSVHFIPLHHQPYFRKLLGDRAGRFPAADAAFERIVSLPFYPSLRDDQVDRVCEAIADLRLATPTAPARTAL
- a CDS encoding right-handed parallel beta-helix repeat-containing protein, with product MAGRKGRRGGVGVAVVTALLLGLLWAVGPVRAATTYQVNPGAGCSPTGAGGAPFCTVGQAAAAAKAGDTVVVAAGTYREGVELPASGAPGAPITFKTTAGARILGSADLSAAAWALVAGTTSTYWVAYPVAPRKVTVDGTPLRAAASATLAAGEFFYDGSPMAKRLFVRTADDSAPTAHHVEAGRFGYAFRGVGRSHLVVDGFTMEDQNNSGVLFTGGGSNLAVRNVTVKGSGVQGLFLDGVTASSITASEVSGSGSQGVLLRGGTGLNVDRVKSHHNRFHGIGIQGSTSSTIQRCIAWANERPLVRSATGISVDGDLRPVVGSTASGNVVRQNITHSNQDTGIAMHAGSTASFVADNLSYGNGDHGFDALKSTNNRLLGNTAARNFKDGFSIEGASTGTELAGSIGVDNGLTVAPTEFDLFVDPSSTAGFKSDSNLFWNSAAVAPIKYNGTVHATLAAYKTASGKDAHSLSADPRFVNPGAGDYQLAAGSPAVDSGTSAPAGYPAVDLNGAPRRDNALTANTGQGPIPFYDMGAYERQADAVVKAPSRLTMTMPRNPITAGQTLVVNGALANATTGAPAAGVTLELWGHSYGKPDYRLRYATTDAAGRVSFSLLPPVNFRLFLRHPGSATLLPGNSPSAVGFVRAAVSARLSTSRMPVGQTAVLSGGVRPNHAGQLAYLQRYLGGTWRTVATTRLSATSAYAFRIRPGVRTTLVLRVYKPADTANASGLSGVLRLTTV